One Fontisphaera persica DNA window includes the following coding sequences:
- a CDS encoding LOG family protein — protein MQQRNRKPVNSALQKRIEELVASQGGGYNEDLVADMIGTSLKLLKDVKHRGDVRIIQTALRELRYAFKLFEPYAGVRKVAIFGSARTRPQKPEYKQAVEFARRMVEAGFMVITGAGPGIMQAGHEGAGPEKSFGANIRLPWEQSANPVILQDKKLVTFKYFFTRKLTFIRQSDALALFPGGFGTLDEGFEALTLMQTGKSQIMPLVLIDKPGGTYWKTWDKHVREHLLRNELISPEDLHLYQITDDPAEAVKWITRFYRNYHSFRYVKDLLVLRLQHAPSAGALRSLNEDFADIVKGAPFQIIPATPEEMEDEDVPHLPRLAFGFNRKSYGRLRELIDRLNTL, from the coding sequence ATGCAACAACGCAACCGCAAGCCGGTGAACAGTGCGCTGCAAAAGCGCATTGAGGAATTGGTGGCCAGCCAGGGGGGAGGCTACAATGAGGATTTGGTGGCGGACATGATTGGGACGTCGCTGAAACTGCTGAAGGATGTGAAGCATCGGGGGGATGTGCGGATTATTCAGACGGCGTTGCGGGAGCTGCGTTATGCGTTCAAGCTGTTCGAGCCGTATGCGGGGGTGCGGAAGGTGGCGATATTTGGGTCGGCGCGGACGCGTCCGCAAAAGCCCGAGTACAAACAGGCGGTGGAGTTTGCGCGGCGGATGGTGGAGGCGGGATTCATGGTGATTACGGGGGCGGGGCCGGGAATCATGCAGGCGGGACACGAGGGGGCTGGGCCGGAGAAGAGTTTTGGGGCGAACATCCGGCTGCCGTGGGAGCAGTCGGCGAATCCGGTGATTCTGCAGGACAAAAAGCTGGTGACGTTCAAATACTTTTTCACGCGGAAGCTGACGTTCATCCGGCAGAGCGATGCGCTGGCGTTGTTTCCGGGAGGTTTTGGGACGCTGGACGAGGGTTTTGAGGCGCTGACGTTGATGCAAACGGGGAAAAGCCAGATTATGCCGCTGGTGTTGATAGACAAGCCGGGGGGCACGTATTGGAAGACGTGGGACAAGCATGTGCGGGAGCATTTGCTGCGGAATGAGCTGATTTCGCCGGAGGATTTGCATTTGTATCAAATCACCGATGATCCGGCGGAGGCGGTGAAATGGATAACGCGGTTTTACCGGAATTATCATTCATTCCGGTACGTGAAGGATTTGCTGGTGCTGCGGCTGCAGCATGCGCCGAGCGCGGGGGCGCTGCGGAGTTTGAACGAGGACTTTGCGGATATTGTGAAGGGGGCGCCGTTCCAGATTATTCCGGCGACGCCGGAGGAGATGGAGGATGAGGACGTGCCGCATCTGCCGCGGCTGGCGTTTGGGTTCAATCGCAAGAGCTACGGGCGGCTGCGGGAGCTGATTGACCGGTTGAACACGCTGTGA
- the nadB gene encoding L-aspartate oxidase: MTETHMLMGNVKHYDFLVIGSGIAGLFYALKAAAGGKVAVVTKKNRAESNTNYAQGGIASVMSKEDSFEDHVRDTLIAGAGLCKEDVVRAIVQDGPARIAELIEYGARFSVKHDPAAPGHAELDLTREGGHSKRRILHAQDITGRELERALLEACTRQPNIHIFENHFGVDLITTAKMGLPGPNRCVGAYVLNKTTGQVDTFAARVVVLATGGCGKVYLYTTNPDIATGDGVAMAYRAGVPIANMEFIQFHPTCLYHPKAKSFLISEAVRGEGGVLKNLAGEEFMNGVHPLKSLAPRDIVARAIDSEMKRTGADYVLLDISHLSARFVMNRFPNIYETLLKYGIDMTKEPIPVVPAAHYQCGGVLASVDGETELPGLLAIGEVACTGLHGANRLASNSLLEAIVCAHRAALLSLRADWPPPPARLPEWQSGNATNADEMVVVSHNWDEIRRVMWDYVGIVRTTKRLQRARNRILNLQAEIQEFYWDFLITADLLELRNIATVAELIVACALQRPESRGLHYTLDHPHPDPAWEKRDTLLRRPPPPSP; this comes from the coding sequence ATGACTGAAACGCACATGCTTATGGGCAACGTGAAGCATTACGATTTTCTGGTCATTGGCAGTGGCATCGCCGGATTGTTTTATGCCCTCAAGGCCGCTGCCGGCGGCAAAGTCGCCGTCGTCACCAAGAAAAATCGCGCCGAATCCAACACCAACTACGCCCAGGGCGGCATCGCCTCCGTGATGAGCAAGGAAGACAGCTTTGAGGACCATGTGCGCGACACCCTCATCGCCGGCGCCGGCCTCTGCAAGGAGGACGTCGTCCGCGCCATCGTCCAAGACGGCCCCGCCCGCATCGCTGAGCTGATTGAATACGGCGCCCGCTTCAGCGTGAAGCACGACCCCGCCGCTCCCGGCCATGCCGAGCTCGACCTCACCCGCGAAGGCGGCCATTCCAAACGCCGCATCCTCCACGCCCAGGACATCACCGGACGCGAACTCGAACGTGCCCTCCTCGAGGCCTGCACCCGCCAGCCCAACATCCACATCTTTGAAAACCACTTCGGCGTGGACCTCATCACCACCGCCAAAATGGGCCTCCCCGGCCCCAACCGCTGCGTCGGCGCCTATGTGCTCAACAAAACCACCGGCCAGGTGGACACCTTCGCCGCCCGCGTCGTCGTCCTCGCCACCGGCGGCTGTGGCAAAGTCTATCTCTACACCACCAACCCCGACATCGCCACCGGCGACGGCGTCGCCATGGCCTATCGCGCCGGCGTGCCCATCGCCAACATGGAGTTCATTCAATTTCATCCCACCTGCCTTTATCATCCCAAGGCCAAATCCTTTCTCATCAGCGAAGCTGTCCGCGGCGAGGGCGGCGTCCTCAAAAACCTCGCCGGCGAGGAATTCATGAACGGCGTCCACCCCCTCAAATCCCTCGCCCCGCGCGACATCGTCGCCCGCGCCATTGACAGCGAAATGAAACGCACCGGCGCCGATTATGTCCTGCTGGACATCTCGCATCTCTCCGCCCGGTTTGTCATGAACCGCTTTCCCAACATCTACGAAACGCTCCTCAAGTACGGCATTGACATGACCAAGGAGCCTATTCCCGTCGTCCCCGCCGCCCATTACCAGTGCGGCGGCGTGCTGGCCAGCGTGGACGGTGAAACCGAGCTGCCCGGCCTGCTGGCCATTGGCGAAGTGGCCTGCACCGGCCTCCACGGCGCCAACCGCCTCGCCAGCAACAGCCTCCTCGAGGCCATCGTCTGCGCCCACCGCGCCGCCCTCCTCTCCCTCCGCGCCGATTGGCCCCCACCGCCAGCGCGCCTCCCCGAGTGGCAAAGCGGCAACGCCACCAATGCCGATGAAATGGTCGTCGTCTCCCACAACTGGGATGAAATCCGCCGCGTCATGTGGGACTACGTCGGCATCGTCCGCACCACCAAGCGCCTGCAGCGCGCCCGCAACCGCATCCTCAACCTCCAGGCTGAGATTCAGGAATTTTACTGGGACTTCCTCATCACCGCCGACCTGCTCGAATTGCGCAACATCGCCACCGTCGCCGAGCTGATTGTCGCCTGCGCCCTCCAGCGCCCGGAAAGCCGTGGCCTCCACTACACCCTCGACCACCCCCACCCCGACCCCGCCTGGGAAAAAC
- a CDS encoding anti-sigma factor family protein has protein sequence MNCEEILAALNEYVDGNEAAPLCEEFKRHLAGCQPCQVVVNNLRQTILLCKDGRSYEIPPQCREKIHALLREKFKSRQAPQGNP, from the coding sequence ATGAATTGCGAAGAAATCCTGGCGGCGCTGAATGAGTACGTGGACGGCAACGAGGCTGCTCCGCTGTGCGAGGAGTTCAAGCGGCATTTGGCCGGGTGCCAGCCCTGCCAGGTGGTGGTGAACAACCTGCGGCAGACGATTTTGCTCTGCAAAGACGGCCGGAGCTACGAAATTCCGCCGCAATGCCGGGAGAAAATTCACGCTTTGTTGCGGGAGAAGTTCAAGAGCCGCCAGGCGCCGCAGGGAAACCCGTGA
- a CDS encoding TatD family hydrolase, with product MKALPCPLVDVHLHLQDDFLAARLEEVVGLARAGGVEWFCSNGAEERDWPVVLAQARAHPEIVPCFGLHPWYVSERSPQWLEQLEWHLEAIPSAVGEIGLDRWKEPRDEAAQEEVFRAQLAVARRRELPVMIHCVRAWGWLMEVLRSEAALPAGFLLHAYGGPVELIQPLAEMGAYFSYGGSTLDERKKLRRETLPQIPRDRLLLETDAPDMPPPPAHCVRALQDAGGRRVNEPANLRPILQGVAALLGMEEEELAEQLWANSRRFLGRWLMART from the coding sequence GTGAAAGCGCTGCCCTGCCCTTTGGTGGACGTGCACCTGCATTTGCAGGATGACTTTCTGGCGGCGCGGCTGGAGGAGGTGGTGGGGCTGGCACGGGCCGGTGGGGTGGAGTGGTTTTGCAGCAACGGGGCGGAAGAGCGGGACTGGCCGGTGGTGCTGGCGCAGGCGCGGGCGCATCCGGAGATTGTGCCGTGTTTTGGGCTGCATCCGTGGTATGTGAGCGAGCGTTCGCCGCAGTGGCTGGAGCAACTGGAGTGGCATCTGGAGGCGATACCGTCGGCGGTGGGGGAAATTGGGCTGGACCGGTGGAAGGAGCCGCGGGATGAAGCGGCGCAGGAGGAGGTGTTTCGGGCGCAACTGGCGGTGGCGCGGCGCCGCGAGTTGCCGGTGATGATTCATTGTGTGCGGGCGTGGGGATGGCTGATGGAGGTGTTGCGGAGCGAGGCGGCGTTGCCGGCGGGATTTTTATTGCATGCGTATGGGGGGCCGGTGGAACTCATCCAGCCGCTGGCGGAGATGGGCGCGTATTTTAGTTATGGGGGCAGCACGCTGGACGAGCGGAAGAAGTTGCGGCGGGAGACGCTGCCGCAAATACCGCGGGACCGGCTGCTGTTGGAAACGGATGCGCCGGACATGCCGCCGCCGCCGGCACATTGTGTGCGGGCCTTGCAGGATGCGGGGGGCCGGCGGGTGAATGAGCCGGCGAATTTGCGGCCCATATTGCAGGGGGTGGCGGCATTGCTGGGGATGGAGGAAGAGGAACTGGCCGAACAGTTGTGGGCCAACAGC
- a CDS encoding RNA polymerase sigma factor → MSQAELSDEALLEQARQGSLESLEMLVSRYEQPVYNLAMRLLRHEQDAEDVTQQTFLSLVENLDSFRGESSFRTWLYRVATFAAFKILRKRKGLETVSLDASVDAQPEQEGPPPHPEFIADWRDTPEHLVQRQEVKQLIEEALGELDEKHRVVFLLRDVEGLSVEETATALGITPSNVKVRLLRARLQLRERLTRRLGDPGRALPPHRHEEVED, encoded by the coding sequence ATGTCACAGGCCGAACTTTCGGACGAAGCCCTGCTTGAACAAGCGCGCCAAGGCAGTCTGGAATCGCTGGAAATGCTGGTGAGCCGCTATGAGCAGCCGGTGTACAACCTGGCGATGCGGTTGTTGCGGCATGAGCAGGACGCGGAAGATGTGACGCAGCAGACGTTTTTGAGTCTGGTGGAAAACCTGGATTCGTTTCGGGGGGAAAGCTCTTTTCGGACGTGGCTATACCGGGTGGCAACCTTTGCGGCGTTCAAGATTCTGCGGAAGCGGAAGGGGTTGGAGACGGTCTCTCTAGACGCCTCGGTGGACGCGCAACCGGAGCAGGAGGGGCCGCCGCCGCATCCGGAGTTCATCGCGGACTGGCGGGATACGCCGGAGCATCTGGTGCAACGGCAGGAGGTGAAGCAGCTTATTGAGGAGGCGTTGGGGGAACTGGATGAAAAACACCGGGTGGTGTTCTTATTACGCGATGTGGAGGGATTGTCGGTGGAGGAGACCGCGACGGCGCTGGGCATCACGCCGTCGAATGTAAAGGTGCGGCTGTTGCGGGCGCGGCTGCAATTGCGGGAGCGGTTGACGCGGCGGCTGGGGGATCCGGGGCGTGCGCTGCCGCCGCATCGGCATGAGGAGGTTGAGGACTAA